A DNA window from Candidatus Sulfidibacterium hydrothermale contains the following coding sequences:
- a CDS encoding SCP2 sterol-binding domain-containing protein, producing MSAQRIKAGINLYAILKNLEDLVAYDNEARTLVQDRKICIQFTVKNGPKAWVRFENGRCTVERGKARKSQVHLWFSSCEHLNKMFDGKANPVPLKGFTQLGFLKNEFTKLTERLEYFLRPENVPLPDNHYIRMNTMFTLTIAAFALPEIALYDERAKYTASHLPDGTLQMSVLPDGPHVYLTIKGGKITAGKGKADHPDAMMLMKNPQVANDFLNGKSDPFTAIALGDVMIKGQIPILDGINLILDRVIHYVS from the coding sequence ATGTCGGCACAAAGAATAAAAGCAGGCATCAATCTTTACGCCATCTTAAAAAATCTGGAAGATTTGGTTGCCTATGACAACGAAGCCCGCACACTGGTACAAGACCGGAAAATCTGTATTCAGTTTACGGTAAAAAACGGCCCGAAAGCATGGGTTCGTTTTGAAAATGGCCGGTGCACGGTGGAAAGGGGAAAAGCCCGAAAGTCGCAGGTACACCTGTGGTTTTCTTCCTGCGAACACCTGAACAAAATGTTTGACGGCAAAGCCAATCCGGTTCCGTTAAAAGGATTTACCCAGCTGGGATTCCTGAAAAATGAGTTCACCAAACTCACCGAACGGTTGGAGTATTTCCTGCGTCCGGAGAATGTTCCTCTGCCTGACAACCATTACATCCGCATGAACACCATGTTCACACTGACCATTGCTGCTTTTGCCCTTCCCGAGATTGCCTTGTACGACGAACGGGCAAAATACACCGCTTCACATCTGCCCGATGGCACGCTGCAAATGAGCGTGTTACCTGACGGTCCGCATGTTTATCTGACCATCAAAGGCGGGAAAATCACTGCCGGAAAAGGAAAAGCAGATCATCCTGATGCCATGATGCTGATGAAAAATCCCCAGGTAGCCAACGATTTTCTCAATGGAAAATCCGACCCGTTTACCGCCATCGCACTGGGTGATGTGATGATCAAAGGACAAATCCCCATTCTCGACGGCATCAATTTAATTCTTGACCGGGTTATTCATTATGTATCGTAA
- a CDS encoding transketolase family protein, which yields MSKEITGTTWTVYDANTLTQNEIYGRVLCELGEKHPEIVGLSADLAKSTKIGIFQEKFPDRFINVGIAEQNMFGIAAGMARTGLLPFVSTMAAFTSMRAAEQVRTDICYQNLNVKIIATHGGVSFGSAGTTHHATEDIAIMRSFANMTVIVPADGIETANAVRAAVDWPGPVYIRTGRGFEPNYYQKEDYGFEIGKSVLVREGTDITIIATGITVLQAAEAADFLKKNHGLSVRVINMHTIKPLDEEAVMKAVTETRRIITFEEHNVIGGLGTAVADVIAQSGKGCAFTKVGFPDVYSEVGYPEDLYAYYKLDANGIIEKVQEVMQKDFEEDENWEDEF from the coding sequence ATGAGCAAAGAAATAACAGGCACAACATGGACGGTGTACGACGCGAACACACTGACACAAAACGAGATATACGGCAGAGTACTGTGCGAGCTCGGGGAAAAGCATCCCGAAATTGTCGGTCTTTCCGCTGACCTGGCCAAATCAACCAAAATCGGAATCTTTCAGGAAAAATTTCCCGACCGATTCATTAACGTGGGCATTGCCGAACAGAATATGTTTGGCATTGCCGCCGGCATGGCACGCACAGGCCTTTTGCCGTTTGTCTCTACCATGGCCGCTTTTACTTCTATGCGCGCGGCGGAGCAGGTACGAACCGACATTTGCTATCAGAATTTAAATGTCAAAATCATTGCTACACACGGCGGCGTTTCGTTCGGTTCGGCAGGAACCACACACCATGCCACGGAAGATATTGCCATCATGCGCTCGTTTGCGAACATGACGGTAATTGTTCCTGCCGACGGAATCGAAACCGCCAATGCCGTGCGCGCTGCCGTGGACTGGCCCGGCCCGGTATATATCCGTACCGGCCGTGGATTTGAACCCAATTATTACCAAAAAGAAGATTACGGTTTTGAAATCGGAAAATCCGTGTTGGTTCGCGAAGGTACCGACATCACCATCATCGCTACCGGCATCACGGTGCTGCAGGCCGCCGAAGCTGCCGATTTTCTGAAAAAGAACCACGGCCTGAGTGTCCGCGTTATCAACATGCACACCATCAAACCGCTGGATGAAGAAGCCGTAATGAAAGCCGTGACCGAAACACGCCGCATCATCACTTTTGAAGAACACAACGTGATAGGCGGACTCGGCACCGCCGTGGCCGACGTCATCGCGCAAAGCGGAAAAGGCTGCGCTTTCACCAAAGTCGGTTTCCCCGATGTTTATTCCGAAGTGGGATATCCCGAAGACCTGTATGCATACTACAAACTCGACGCCAACGGCATCATCGAAAAAGTACAGGAAGTGATGCAGAAAGATTTTGAAGAAGACGAAAACTGGGAAGACGAATTTTAA
- a CDS encoding transketolase codes for MALTIEEYNHLLQTAKKLRHEIVEITMKAGGAHIGGGLSVLDILVTLYFKYLNIDPEKPDAPDRDRLVLSKGHAAIAYAPVLAERGFFDKKLLDDFNKFKSPFGMHPDANKIPGCDASTGSLGHGLPIATGMALGARLQEKKFRTYCIVGDGELNEGSNWEAAMTGAHYKLTNLTVFVDRNMQMIDGPVEEIMGLEPLSDKWKAFGWDVLEINGNDIQQVANAIEKAQQATEKPVVIIAKTVKGYGVDFMEDKTQWHYGSLDSELAEKAHHSIDAVYEKLGI; via the coding sequence ATGGCACTCACCATTGAAGAATACAACCATTTGCTGCAAACGGCCAAGAAATTACGGCACGAGATTGTAGAAATTACCATGAAAGCCGGCGGAGCGCATATCGGCGGCGGACTCAGCGTGCTGGATATTCTGGTAACGCTTTATTTCAAATACCTGAATATCGACCCGGAAAAGCCGGATGCCCCTGACCGCGACCGGCTGGTGCTGAGCAAAGGTCATGCTGCCATTGCTTATGCCCCGGTACTGGCCGAACGCGGTTTCTTCGACAAAAAACTGCTGGACGATTTCAACAAGTTTAAATCGCCTTTCGGCATGCATCCTGACGCCAACAAAATTCCCGGCTGCGACGCTTCCACCGGCTCACTCGGCCACGGACTGCCCATCGCTACCGGCATGGCCCTTGGCGCCCGTTTGCAGGAAAAGAAATTCCGTACCTACTGCATTGTGGGCGACGGCGAACTTAACGAAGGTTCCAACTGGGAAGCCGCCATGACCGGCGCTCATTACAAACTCACCAACCTGACCGTTTTTGTGGATCGCAACATGCAGATGATCGACGGCCCGGTGGAAGAGATTATGGGACTGGAACCATTATCCGACAAATGGAAAGCTTTTGGCTGGGATGTGTTGGAAATCAACGGGAACGACATCCAACAGGTAGCCAACGCCATTGAAAAAGCACAACAGGCTACGGAAAAACCGGTGGTCATTATCGCCAAAACGGTCAAAGGATACGGTGTGGATTTTATGGAAGATAAAACCCAATGGCATTACGGCAGCCTTGATTCGGAACTGGCCGAAAAAGCCCATCATTCCATTGATGCAGTGTATGAAAAACTGGGGATTTAA
- the rimM gene encoding ribosome maturation factor RimM (Essential for efficient processing of 16S rRNA) encodes MKKDAFDDYFYLGLITKTHGYDGKVVAFIDADNPGAYENMEMVFLNIRGSLVPYFIEERSIKNNRLIIRFQDVNTEADASALVKKELYLPLSVLPKLTGNKFYYHEVKGFTVVDEQFGRVGEIEEILDYPAQAVMQVFHEGKEVLIPVNDDVILQLDREKKTIRIKAPEGLLDLYLNP; translated from the coding sequence ATGAAAAAAGATGCTTTTGACGATTATTTTTATTTGGGGTTGATAACCAAAACCCATGGCTATGACGGGAAAGTAGTCGCTTTTATTGATGCGGATAACCCCGGTGCATACGAAAATATGGAGATGGTATTTTTGAATATCCGGGGTAGTCTTGTGCCTTATTTTATTGAAGAACGTTCCATCAAAAATAACCGGCTGATCATTCGCTTTCAGGATGTGAATACGGAAGCCGATGCGTCGGCTCTGGTGAAAAAGGAGTTGTATTTGCCGTTATCGGTTTTGCCTAAACTCACCGGAAACAAGTTTTATTATCATGAAGTGAAAGGTTTCACGGTGGTTGATGAGCAATTTGGCCGGGTGGGAGAAATAGAAGAGATCCTGGATTATCCGGCGCAGGCGGTGATGCAGGTTTTTCATGAAGGCAAAGAAGTGCTGATTCCGGTAAATGACGATGTGATTTTGCAATTGGACCGCGAAAAAAAGACCATCCGGATAAAGGCTCCGGAGGGATTGCTTGATCTCTATTTAAATCCCTGA
- a CDS encoding Crp/Fnr family transcriptional regulator, translating into MFTEMAKLLKSAAPFTNQELEDAFRLFREETIRKNGFISKEGLICDRLAFIRSGLMRSFFNIKGKETTTYFLGPGSIAVAMSSFIEMKPAFENIQAIEDSQVYILSKEDLESLYRKSWKWQQTGRVIMEQYYVIMEKRSIALQTLSAKERYDELMKEHPGLLLKVPLHYVASYLGISPETLSRIRRG; encoded by the coding sequence ATGTTTACCGAAATGGCCAAGTTGTTGAAATCGGCAGCCCCGTTCACCAATCAGGAACTGGAAGACGCCTTTCGCCTTTTTCGTGAAGAAACCATCCGCAAAAATGGATTTATCAGCAAAGAAGGACTGATTTGCGACCGGCTGGCTTTTATCCGCTCAGGACTGATGCGTTCGTTTTTCAACATCAAAGGCAAAGAAACCACCACCTACTTCCTCGGACCGGGAAGTATTGCCGTGGCCATGTCGAGTTTTATTGAAATGAAACCGGCTTTTGAAAACATCCAGGCCATTGAAGATTCGCAGGTATATATTCTTTCAAAAGAAGATCTGGAATCACTCTATCGCAAAAGCTGGAAATGGCAACAAACCGGACGGGTTATCATGGAACAGTATTACGTCATCATGGAAAAACGTTCTATCGCTCTGCAAACACTTAGTGCCAAAGAGCGTTATGATGAACTGATGAAAGAACATCCCGGCCTTTTACTCAAAGTTCCGTTGCATTACGTGGCTTCTTACCTCGGTATTTCACCCGAAACCCTCAGCCGGATCAGACGGGGATAG
- a CDS encoding 30S ribosomal protein S16 yields MPVKMRLQRYGKKRKPYFHIVIADGRAPRDGKYIEKIGYYDPTKNPAEINIDFEGALDWLQKGAQPTDTVRAILSYKGILYKNHLLKGVKKGALTEEQAEVKFQAWLKEKEAKIAAKVSGLQEKSREERKAQLEAESKIREAREAELAKKKAAEIEAQAEAAKAEAGENEEAAAEGEEAAAENAEETKAEEKE; encoded by the coding sequence ATGCCAGTTAAAATGAGATTGCAACGGTATGGAAAAAAGAGAAAACCTTATTTCCATATTGTCATTGCGGATGGTCGTGCACCACGAGACGGAAAATACATTGAAAAAATCGGATATTACGATCCGACCAAAAACCCTGCTGAAATCAATATTGATTTTGAAGGCGCCCTGGATTGGCTGCAAAAAGGAGCCCAGCCTACCGATACGGTCCGGGCTATTCTTTCGTACAAAGGGATTTTGTATAAAAATCACCTGTTGAAAGGCGTAAAAAAAGGTGCGCTTACCGAAGAGCAGGCGGAAGTAAAATTCCAGGCCTGGCTGAAAGAAAAAGAAGCCAAGATTGCTGCCAAAGTGAGCGGATTGCAGGAAAAATCACGTGAAGAAAGAAAAGCGCAGTTAGAAGCCGAGTCGAAGATTCGCGAAGCCCGCGAAGCAGAACTGGCCAAGAAAAAAGCTGCTGAGATTGAAGCACAGGCAGAAGCTGCCAAAGCAGAAGCCGGTGAAAACGAAGAAGCTGCTGCCGAAGGCGAAGAAGCTGCTGCTGAAAACGCGGAAGAAACCAAAGCAGAAGAAAAAGAATAA
- a CDS encoding gamma-glutamyl-gamma-aminobutyrate hydrolase family protein, producing MKKIYTVLLMSLLLSGILFQGCVQQQHEKKTSAPLKLAISKLKPDKYGHTYRQWLRRYDSTIQWVNLYPLSVDSALKVLKTCDGLLCTGGGDLAPSLFGKGDEASKCGPPDLHRDSLELMAIHDALRMKMPIFGICRGLQVMNVALDGSLYTDLPTDIGTKVTHRTKDGKPAMHEVYVNRASELYRISRVDSGYVYSHHHQGIDKLGKGLLVGARSADSLPEEIEWADTTGKGFYMGVQWHPEHLDTLAPLSKSLAVKFLGEMKLFRKEKKK from the coding sequence ATGAAAAAAATATACACTGTTTTGTTGATGTCTTTGTTGCTCTCCGGAATCCTGTTTCAGGGTTGTGTGCAACAGCAGCACGAAAAAAAGACTTCCGCGCCGTTAAAGCTGGCCATCTCAAAATTAAAGCCCGACAAATACGGGCACACCTATCGTCAGTGGCTGCGCCGTTATGACAGTACCATTCAGTGGGTTAACCTTTATCCACTGTCGGTTGATTCGGCTCTGAAAGTTTTAAAAACCTGTGACGGTTTGTTGTGCACCGGTGGTGGCGATCTGGCCCCGTCGCTTTTTGGAAAAGGAGATGAAGCGTCCAAATGTGGTCCGCCGGATTTACACCGCGACAGCCTGGAACTGATGGCCATTCATGATGCCTTGCGTATGAAAATGCCCATTTTTGGCATTTGCCGCGGCCTTCAGGTGATGAACGTGGCTTTGGATGGCTCGTTGTACACCGATCTGCCAACAGATATCGGAACCAAAGTGACTCACCGGACTAAAGACGGAAAACCGGCCATGCACGAAGTGTATGTTAACCGGGCTTCGGAGTTATACCGGATTAGCCGGGTAGACAGTGGCTATGTGTATAGTCATCACCATCAGGGAATTGATAAGCTGGGAAAAGGGTTGCTGGTGGGTGCCCGCTCAGCAGACAGTTTGCCGGAAGAGATTGAATGGGCCGATACGACCGGAAAAGGATTTTACATGGGCGTACAATGGCATCCGGAACATCTGGATACGCTGGCCCCGCTGTCGAAAAGCCTGGCGGTGAAGTTTCTGGGTGAAATGAAATTATTCCGAAAAGAGAAGAAAAAATAA
- a CDS encoding aminotransferase class III-fold pyridoxal phosphate-dependent enzyme: MKTYSYKKSKALFQKAAEIIPCGIYGHFSPAPLIPVSDYPFYVSKAQDAHFWDVDGNEFIDYMCAYGPIILGYNNPVVESAAEMQREKVNCATAPGEVMVQLAQELVDTVTIADWAFFAKNGNDATTFALMVARAKTGRKKIIRLKGGYHGVQPWTQSPDHPGITFEDAENMLIGEWNNYEVLEDFVKKNPDQIAGIIATPYHHPTFEDNVLPAEGYWKKVEQLCHKEGIVLIVDDVRTGFRIDVRGSNEYFGFKPDLVAFCKAIGNGYPISALVGTNEMKEAASKVFYTGSYWFSAVPMAAALATIQELKENEVPAMLAEKGRELTSGLQKIAEDHGFHLKVTGHPAMPYLRLTDDPSLMLHQEWCGECTKRGAYFTSHHNWFISAALTEEDIQKTFEIADDAFKAVKNNRK, encoded by the coding sequence ATGAAAACATACAGTTATAAAAAATCAAAAGCGCTTTTTCAAAAAGCAGCCGAAATCATTCCTTGCGGCATATACGGCCATTTCAGCCCGGCGCCGCTCATTCCGGTGTCCGACTATCCGTTTTACGTTTCCAAAGCACAGGACGCCCATTTTTGGGATGTGGACGGCAACGAATTTATCGATTACATGTGTGCCTACGGCCCCATTATTCTCGGGTACAACAATCCCGTAGTGGAATCGGCAGCCGAAATGCAACGCGAAAAAGTGAATTGTGCTACAGCTCCCGGAGAGGTGATGGTACAACTGGCACAAGAGCTGGTGGACACCGTAACCATTGCCGACTGGGCCTTTTTTGCCAAAAACGGTAACGATGCCACCACTTTCGCCCTGATGGTGGCCCGCGCCAAAACCGGCCGGAAAAAGATTATCCGGCTCAAAGGCGGCTATCACGGTGTACAACCCTGGACCCAGTCGCCCGACCATCCCGGCATCACCTTCGAAGATGCCGAGAACATGCTCATCGGCGAATGGAATAATTACGAAGTACTTGAAGATTTCGTAAAGAAAAATCCGGATCAGATCGCCGGCATCATTGCCACACCTTATCATCATCCCACTTTTGAAGACAATGTTCTGCCGGCCGAGGGATACTGGAAAAAGGTGGAACAGCTTTGTCACAAAGAAGGCATCGTGCTGATTGTGGATGATGTGCGCACCGGTTTTCGTATTGATGTGCGCGGAAGCAACGAGTATTTCGGCTTTAAGCCCGATTTGGTTGCTTTCTGTAAAGCCATCGGCAACGGATATCCCATTTCGGCGCTGGTGGGAACCAACGAAATGAAAGAAGCGGCATCGAAAGTATTTTATACCGGAAGTTATTGGTTTTCGGCCGTCCCCATGGCAGCAGCACTGGCCACTATTCAGGAACTGAAAGAAAATGAAGTACCGGCCATGCTGGCTGAAAAAGGCCGCGAACTAACATCCGGATTGCAAAAAATTGCGGAAGACCACGGTTTTCATCTGAAAGTAACCGGCCATCCGGCTATGCCTTATCTGCGGCTCACCGACGACCCGTCGCTCATGCTGCATCAGGAATGGTGCGGCGAGTGTACCAAACGCGGCGCTTATTTCACTTCGCATCATAACTGGTTTATTTCTGCCGCCCTGACGGAAGAAGATATCCAGAAAACTTTTGAGATAGCTGATGACGCCTTTAAAGCCGTGAAAAACAACCGGAAATAA
- a CDS encoding tRNA1(Val) (adenine(37)-N6)-methyltransferase, producing the protein MDASDRRPFHFQQFSLYHHRSTMKVGTDAVLLGIWTPLDDNEKVLDIGTGCGILPLLLAARCGDVTVDAVDIDPDSAEEARMNFERAPFSGRLRAFQTDIRNAKALNRHHYDLIISNPPFFLNDHRPVREDRKRARHTDSLSYEDLIKAAGYYLKPGGRFSVVLPYRQSRIFLELACVAGFFVQRQMLIFPKPCKEPNRVNLLLGKNPENKMETEKFIIRDETGNFTSQYIDMVKNYYLSTGK; encoded by the coding sequence ATGGACGCTTCTGACCGCCGGCCTTTTCATTTTCAACAGTTTAGTTTATACCATCATCGTTCGACCATGAAAGTGGGGACGGATGCGGTGTTGCTTGGAATCTGGACGCCGTTGGACGACAACGAAAAGGTGCTGGACATTGGTACCGGCTGCGGAATTCTTCCGCTGTTGCTGGCAGCACGTTGTGGTGATGTGACCGTTGATGCGGTGGATATTGATCCGGACTCGGCAGAAGAAGCCCGGATGAATTTTGAGCGTGCTCCTTTTTCCGGGCGCTTGCGGGCTTTTCAGACGGATATCCGGAATGCGAAAGCTTTGAACCGGCATCATTATGACCTGATTATCAGTAATCCGCCGTTTTTTCTGAATGATCATCGCCCGGTGCGGGAAGACCGGAAACGTGCCCGGCATACCGACTCGCTGTCGTATGAAGATTTGATAAAAGCTGCCGGATATTATTTGAAACCCGGCGGGCGATTTTCGGTGGTTTTGCCTTACCGGCAGAGCCGTATTTTTTTGGAGTTGGCCTGTGTGGCGGGATTTTTTGTGCAGCGACAAATGCTGATCTTTCCCAAGCCCTGTAAGGAACCCAATCGTGTGAACCTGTTGCTGGGAAAGAATCCGGAAAATAAAATGGAAACAGAGAAGTTTATCATCCGGGATGAAACGGGGAATTTTACTTCGCAATATATCGACATGGTAAAAAATTATTACCTTTCGACCGGAAAATAA
- a CDS encoding BPL-N domain-containing protein, translated as MKIKGYGIIGILAFALFFAAYSCCSSKAPASQNENAKLRVGVFNGNGASPVCVIETMEALKTDSGIVAREVSAVDIMKGVLDSLDVMVFPGGSASKEYNNMGLEGAAKVKAFAQKKNHGLVGICAGGYLFSTTPGYPSLQIFPAPDIRDHYNRGRALIGFKLTSQGGKVFPELKKVDTAYYQYYDGPMFKIPKNSPITILAKITTDIVPNPGDPKGVSPGKPALFTMAYGNGRVIASAGHPEATPGMRWMVPRMARFVANRPLISYPKTIVKPEQYTHAVLYFPKVIRYEKANFWKLFSDNADTVIQAIHHLHSIYSRPSIRWSIGLLRSTSPKVRIAAADYLLKTEYTAALPDIRTAYALEKDPQVKAELGKVLHGLSRIVQP; from the coding sequence ATGAAAATCAAAGGGTACGGAATTATTGGAATACTTGCTTTTGCCTTATTTTTTGCGGCCTATTCCTGTTGCTCAAGCAAAGCGCCTGCTTCACAGAATGAAAATGCAAAGTTACGGGTTGGTGTTTTTAACGGCAACGGGGCCAGTCCGGTATGTGTTATCGAAACCATGGAAGCACTGAAAACGGATAGCGGTATTGTTGCCCGGGAGGTATCGGCTGTGGATATTATGAAAGGTGTTCTGGACAGCCTGGATGTTATGGTATTCCCGGGCGGAAGTGCCAGCAAGGAATACAACAACATGGGATTGGAAGGGGCTGCCAAAGTGAAAGCGTTTGCCCAAAAGAAAAATCACGGGCTTGTGGGCATTTGTGCCGGAGGCTATCTGTTCTCGACTACTCCGGGTTATCCCAGCCTGCAAATTTTTCCGGCTCCCGATATTCGCGATCATTACAACCGTGGCCGGGCACTTATCGGCTTTAAGCTGACGTCACAAGGGGGGAAAGTTTTTCCGGAGCTAAAAAAAGTGGATACTGCTTATTACCAGTATTATGATGGTCCGATGTTTAAAATTCCCAAAAACTCACCAATAACAATTTTAGCAAAGATCACCACGGACATTGTTCCCAATCCGGGAGATCCCAAAGGAGTTTCTCCGGGCAAGCCGGCATTGTTTACCATGGCTTATGGTAATGGCCGGGTGATTGCTTCGGCCGGTCATCCTGAGGCTACGCCCGGCATGCGGTGGATGGTTCCACGAATGGCACGTTTTGTGGCAAACCGCCCGCTTATTTCTTATCCAAAGACCATCGTTAAACCGGAGCAATATACCCATGCCGTTCTTTATTTTCCAAAAGTCATTCGATATGAGAAAGCCAACTTCTGGAAATTGTTTAGTGACAATGCCGATACGGTTATTCAGGCAATTCATCACCTGCATTCGATCTATTCGAGACCCTCTATCCGTTGGTCCATCGGTTTGTTGCGCAGCACTTCGCCCAAAGTAAGAATTGCGGCAGCAGATTATCTGCTGAAAACGGAATATACCGCAGCACTTCCGGATATCCGGACCGCGTATGCTTTGGAAAAAGATCCGCAGGTGAAGGCTGAGCTGGGCAAGGTTTTACACGGCTTGAGCCGGATTGTTCAGCCCTGA
- a CDS encoding ABC transporter substrate-binding protein, whose amino-acid sequence MMIFKKRLLVFSFLMAGFFLLVSCGNDVHRHPGKMIFRYNESGGLVNLDPAFAKDLPHIWVCNQLYNGLVQLDDSLHVRPAIARHWKVSPDGKTYTFYLRKDVYFHDDPVFHGKKRRVTAFDFVYSFQRLANPKTASPGSWVFEGVAGKAPHKAFRALNDSVLQITLKKPFPPFLGILAMQYCSVIPHEAVDYYGVNFRKHPVGTGPFFLKNWVEGVKMVLQKNPDYFEKDASGHRLPYLDAVAISFLRDKMTAFLEFTKGNLDFISGIDPSYKDEILTRTGKLRSQFRSRVKMLKSPYLNTEYLGILVDTTLPIVRKSPLRIKAVRQAVNYAFDRKKMIKYLRNGIGIPGNEGIIPAGMPAFDAHAGYGYHYDPEKARALLKAAGFGPGKPAPKVTLATTSEYVDLCKYVQARLNNVGFDVHINVMPVGTLREMKATSKLMFFRASWIADYPDEENYLSLFYSKNFTPDGPNYTHFSNPEYDKMYLRCLSMVNDRQRRMLYRKMDSLVMSEAPVAILYYDEVIRFVQKDVTGLGINPVNLLKLKRVKIKRQIQEK is encoded by the coding sequence ATGATGATTTTCAAAAAACGGCTTTTGGTTTTTTCTTTTTTGATGGCGGGTTTTTTCCTGTTGGTTTCCTGTGGAAATGATGTGCATCGTCATCCCGGTAAGATGATCTTCCGGTACAATGAGAGTGGGGGACTGGTTAATCTGGATCCGGCTTTTGCCAAAGATTTACCACATATCTGGGTATGTAATCAGCTGTACAACGGATTGGTACAACTGGACGACAGCTTACATGTGCGGCCGGCTATTGCCCGTCACTGGAAAGTTTCTCCGGATGGCAAAACCTACACGTTTTATCTTCGTAAAGATGTTTATTTTCATGATGACCCGGTCTTTCACGGGAAAAAGCGACGGGTAACTGCATTTGATTTTGTGTACAGTTTTCAGCGGCTGGCTAATCCGAAAACGGCTTCGCCGGGGAGCTGGGTTTTTGAAGGCGTAGCCGGAAAAGCGCCGCATAAAGCTTTCCGGGCGTTAAACGACAGCGTTTTGCAAATCACATTGAAAAAGCCTTTTCCGCCGTTTTTAGGGATTTTGGCCATGCAATATTGCTCGGTTATTCCGCACGAAGCCGTGGATTATTATGGGGTGAATTTCAGAAAACATCCGGTGGGAACAGGGCCGTTTTTCCTGAAAAACTGGGTAGAAGGTGTGAAGATGGTTTTGCAGAAAAATCCGGATTATTTTGAAAAGGACGCTTCCGGTCACCGGTTGCCTTATCTGGATGCGGTGGCCATCTCTTTTTTGCGGGATAAAATGACGGCCTTTTTGGAGTTTACCAAAGGAAACCTGGATTTTATTTCCGGTATTGACCCTTCGTATAAAGATGAAATTTTAACCCGTACCGGCAAACTGCGCAGCCAGTTTCGTTCGCGGGTGAAAATGTTGAAGTCGCCGTACCTGAACACGGAGTATCTGGGCATTTTGGTGGACACTACGCTGCCCATTGTCCGGAAAAGTCCGTTGCGGATAAAAGCGGTGCGGCAGGCGGTGAATTATGCTTTTGACCGGAAAAAGATGATTAAATACCTGCGAAACGGTATTGGAATTCCGGGAAACGAAGGAATTATTCCTGCCGGGATGCCGGCTTTTGATGCCCATGCGGGATACGGATACCATTATGATCCGGAAAAGGCAAGGGCTTTGCTGAAAGCGGCCGGATTTGGTCCGGGAAAACCGGCTCCGAAAGTGACACTGGCTACCACATCGGAGTATGTGGATTTGTGTAAATATGTGCAGGCCCGGTTGAACAATGTAGGGTTTGATGTGCATATTAACGTGATGCCGGTGGGAACCCTGCGCGAAATGAAAGCCACATCGAAGCTGATGTTCTTCAGGGCTTCGTGGATTGCTGATTATCCGGATGAAGAGAATTATCTTTCGTTGTTTTATTCGAAGAATTTTACTCCTGACGGCCCCAATTACACCCATTTTTCCAATCCGGAGTATGATAAAATGTATTTGCGTTGTTTGTCGATGGTAAACGACCGGCAGAGAAGGATGCTTTACCGGAAGATGGACAGTTTGGTGATGTCGGAAGCACCGGTGGCTATTTTGTATTACGATGAAGTGATTCGTTTTGTGCAGAAAGATGTTACCGGTTTGGGAATTAATCCGGTGAATCTGCTGAAGCTGAAAAGGGTGAAGATAAAACGGCAGATTCAGGAAAAATAA